Sequence from the Magallana gigas chromosome 4, xbMagGiga1.1, whole genome shotgun sequence genome:
CCCTTTTAATTATGAGCCATTAGGTAATTTAAGATTATCACCTATTGGTGTTGTTGCAAAGAAGGATGGAGGATGGCGTCTGATCAATCACCTATCTTATCCTTTTGATTATAATGTTAATGATTTTATAGATACAGAAGCTTGCTCTGTGCATTATACATCTTTTGACAAGATTTAAGATATGATAGCGAAACTTGGATCAGGAGCCTTTTTAGGGAAAATGGATGTTAAATCAGCATTTAGGCTACTTCCCGTTAACCCTTCAGACCACCAGTTACTTGGTTTCAAATTTAATAATGATTATTATTACGATATGTGTCTACCAATGGGCTGTTCTATTAGTTGTGCCTTGTGGGAAAAATTTGCACATTTTATACAGTGGGTAGTTGAAGAAAAAACTGGAATTCACACTTTGAACCACTATTTAGATGACTTTATATTCGCTGGGAGTACATTTGAAATTTGTGATTTGTTGATgtcttcatttaaaaatacgTGCGATGAATTTTGCATCCCACTAGCAGAAGAAAAAACAGAAGGCCCTAAAACTGTTCTTACATTTTTGGGTATTGTTATCGATACAGATAAAATGGCTATCAGAATTCCAAGCGAAAAAATAATCGTTTTGGAGAATTTACTACAAGTTATGTTACGGAAAACAAAAACTACGCTTAGAGAATTTCAATCTTTGGTACATGTAGGCACTCTAAATTTTTGTGCAAAAGCTATTACATCAGCAAGGGCCTTTAACAGAAGATTCTGTGATGCCATGTGTGGAATTAAACATCCTGGTCATTTTATTAGATTAACGCTGGGAATGAAATCAGACCTCCGAGTGTGGTAagattttttacacaattttaatggtaatttaaatgtTATGGATGTCAGTTGGTTATCAAATGACCAACTGCACCTCTACACTGATAGTACAGGCAATTATCAGTTAGGTTGCGGCGTATACTTGCATGGTCAATGGGCATATTTTGGTTGGCCTCAAAGTTGAATAGAGCAAAATATTATGTTagatataacatttttagaGTTGTTGCCGATTGTCCTTGcctttttcttatttaaaactCAATTTCTTGACAAAAAGATAGTATTTCACACTGACAATAAGGCTTTGGTttctattttgaataagaaatcATCTAAATCACTCAGAGTTATGGAATTGGTTCGACCTTTAGTATTACATTCCATGgtgaacaatatttattttaaagcttGTCACATTGCTGGTTATAACAATGCTATTGCTGATTCAATTTCTCGCAAGCAGTGGACCAGGTTTCGTGCCCTTGCCCCAGAATCCAATCTACATCCGATTCCTATTCCGGAAGATTTTATAGGAATGATCTCACAGCTGAAATTAAACGCCTGACGCTCAATTCAGTTGCTTTGAATACAAGAAATACTTATTCAACTAGCCTTAAGGGTTTCGAGCAATTTAGATCGTCATATGAACTACGTCAATTTTGGCCTCCCCCCGTTTCACATATATCAATGTTTATTGCTCATCTGTCGCTAAAAGGTTAAGGTCACGCTACAATTTCATTATATATTGCAGGAATTAGTTTCAAATGCAAGTTATTTGGGGTTTCTGACAACACACActattttttgataagaaaattatTGGAGGGAATCAAAAGGTCAAATCATTCAAAAGATTGCAGACTCCCTATTACTAAACACATTCTTGAGAAACTTGTTAAAACAACATCTTTAGTATGTTCGTCAAATTTtgaggccattcttttttcaaCGGCATTTTCAGTTGCTTATCATGCTTTTTTTAGAGTTGGGGAATTTACTTTAAGTCCAAACCAAACCAATCAAGTTATTGCCTTTggtcatttaaaatttgtaacaAATCGAAACTCCACGGTAGATTACATAGAGCTTATAGTTCCTTTTTCTAAAACGGATCAAACTGGAAAAGGGGAATCCGTAATTTTGGAACCAACAAAAATTATGTATGTCCTGTATTGTGGTTGACAAAATATATAGCTATGAGACCAAAGATAGGTGGTCAGTTATTTGTGCATTTAGATGGCAGTCCTCTCACAAGGTTCCAGTTTTGTTCAGTATTAAACAAGTCGCTTGAAGTTGCTGGTTTTCCAAAATCTCTTTACAAATCTCATTCCTTCCGTATTGGGGCGGCGTCAGACAGTTTTTCGGACGGTCGTTCAGAATTGGAAATTAAAAAGCAAGGTAAATGGAGTTTCAATGCCTTTAAAAGCTACATAAGGATTAAgtaacttttgtttatatatagatctataaatataaatatgctATCTATATAGATAGTGAAAAGGTTGTGTGGATTGTTGGTTCCTCGATAATTAAATGGGCGTTCTACTTCGCAAAGAACTCCATAGATGGAGTTAATTTGGGATTAAGACGAAGAAATTACAGAGTTTTTTGGCAAGGAAAAGGAGGCATGAAATGGTTTGACCTTATTCCAAAAATTAGGCTTTTGTCAATGTACGAAACCCCATCTGATATTTTGATTATCCATTGCGGTGCAAATGATATAGGGAAAATTCCATTATTGCAGCTACGGTCCTATATGCAATCAACCCGTCGAAAGGTTAAAGCAAAACAACTAGGCCTATTGGTTGGTCGAATATGTTGCCAAGAATGTCATGGCGTTTTAGTTCAGATTCAAAGTCCCGAAACATTGCTGCAGTGACAGTCAATGGTGGGTTCTTTATAAAGTAGCCAGAGATTACTTGGTCCTCGAAAGAAATGCTTTGTAGTGATGGAGTTCATCTGTTGAATCTAGGCAATTGTGTATTTCTCTTCAATTTACAAAGGGCATTACAAAGAGTGTGCTTTTATGAAAAATGGTAATTTTAGCTCGAATTTAAAAGGTGTGGCCACGCCTACAGTTTAAAGCGTCTCTCATTCCACCAGCCTTTGTTGGCGGTGGTTGTCAATTTTTGAATTAGACAATCACGTGGCGCTTATTCGAGACGCCTGTTATtaaatttaagtattttaacaACTTCTGGTGAATATCTGCTCACCCAGTACCAGTATGAATGTTGTCACTGTTTAAAAGGTTTATAAGGATCAGGATTTTAAGGATAATGAGTATAAGGATAAGGTTTATAAGGATAAGGTTTATAAGGATGAGGATTATAAGGATAAGGTTTATAAGGATAAGGTTTATTTATAATATGCATTAAGGAATAAGGATTAATTGATTATAACGTTTATTATAAAAtcataatgtatatataaatacatatttgtGTATTATGTAGGTCGTGGCCACAATCGCcaaatcacaaaataaaaatatcacatgaATTATTCTGTTTGTCTTCATTGTCTATGATAATTAGGAATCATTAATATATCACTTTAACGTTTAAAACTGGATAATCTCTCTTTAGGCTATTCCGCGATTTGTTGACATAAGCCTGATTTGAAATGTCTTGGTCTGAATTGTACATGATATAAATGAAGGCATTAAGCTTAATATTTActgtttcatttgaaatttaacTCTTTAAAATGAGTATGCCTTTGGTGATCTACATGCCTTATTCATATTTCAGGTTGCCTGtagaaaaatatagaaatatgatACATTGAGTAAAGGAAATTTATATGAGAATGAAATATGTGTCATAGATATTTGTCATGAACGTTTATTTAAGTTTTAGTAGAAATGACTAAAATTAAGTGAATATTTCATTACATCTTTATCAGAGCTTTATTGGGGTTTTTATCAAACGTAATTTTTATATAGATCGATTTTTCTCTGGCTTGATCGTTTTAAGGACGCCGAATAAAAGAGTTCACGACGGCGGACCCCATTTGTTTCTACAATTTTAGTGATTTTCATAAAAGTTTTGTATAAGTTAGAGTTACTAACGATAAATCCAAAGCAataaaaaaaccataaaaattgaattagatTTTTATTAGGGACTACTTCAGAAATTGTTTGCATTACTTCTCttttttcaattgaacatagtgggaaaaacatttttatgacagaaaaaataatacatgtactttagaaATTATGCAAAAGAGTTCCTATCCGAATTGAAATATGATACTTGTatgatgattttgattttacatCATGTAAAAATGATCATGTCATCAACTTTGTTCTTACGGGGGCACATGCTAAATTAAACGCCGTTTGTCGTAATTTTTCGCcacattttcattaaaagtaCTGCACAAATTCTAAGAAAATCATTTCAAAGTTGTTCTGTGAGACAAAAATACCATTAAATTGTGCTAAAcatgttttatgataaaattcGTCAAACGATAAGCAATTTTTCATTTGGTTTAGTGCTTGTGACGTTATGTTGAGACTTTTATGTTCGAAACAAGCTATTCTATTCGGTGTGTGATATATCTGCGGAAAGTGAATTAGGCCCGTCGTCCATaagtttttaaagttatttttttttcgttttgttttttccTCATATAGATTGTCATTAAGCGCATTAATATTCAACTCACGTTTAGTCAGAGAACATATCTACAAGAAAAAGGCAATGgaatagatatttttaatatttgtcaTAAATTAACAGATAatgcaaattaaataaaaataaaacacattcataaataatgaaataatggCAGACGTTTTTAAGGATATACCAGTGGCTACATATAAAAGCCCAAAGAATGAATAACggacatactacatgtactgaGAGCAAAATTAGGGGATACATTGCCCAATTTTGCCTATTCAATAAATTAAGAGATACTATTATATATCTTTCCCCTCGCATGCAATTATTTGCATATGAATTGCGTCGGGTTTGAAACTGAAAGAGCCAAatgataagcaaatatgtttacacGGGCAACAATCCAGAATATCTGGCCCTTGATGACAGGAAAGCCGTGGGGTGTTCTTTCAACCAGTGACTTCGGCATAACACTCCAGGGTTATCCTGTCACCTCGACGCAAATATTCTGATATGTCGCTCTCGAAACCATGTActatatgtaaaatgtttattgGCCGCTTATTGATCGATcacacagtcagtaacaaacttGTGTATGATGTAGAAGCTggttacttttattttttgtagttcAAGTGGGCGTtcgttttttctgtttttttttaattctaagtGTTCTGATAAAAAAgaagcaaacaaaaaacaaaaacacaacatcaaaacacacacaaaaaaaatagttgTCCATATCCTTGGCAATTTCTAATGcgttatttaattaataaaaatcaatgacACAGTCAatcccaaaaataaaaaaataaataatattttttctagtgCTCCTATTTGacatctaaaaattaaaaaacaaaacagtctttcattaaaaaattaacattttttgagtATTTTGTTTAAGAGCATCCAaaagtataaataaaattacGGACCGAATCTTAGCATGAAAGGTTTTTATTGAAATGAAGTAAACCGCTCTCAGGTTAATAAGTATGTACACTCATACCTGACGTGGTCATTCGGTCATCTTATGTCCCCTATCGATGTAATTATTCTTAAGGTCGTGGGAAGTAATATCTTCAAACTAAGTAACCAGGGATCAACTCAATGTTTTCAATATACTGACGAATGTAGACTGATCTAACAAGCTGTCATGACGGACTATCTAACTTGGGCAATACTATTCATCACACtgcttgttttctttatatatttcttagaGCGGAGGAGATTGCAAAAACTCCCTCCAGGTCCATTGGGGTTGCCTATTTTAGGAGTTTTGCCTCGGTTTGATTTTCGCGATATTGAGACGTACCGCCGGTTGCGAAGGCAGTATGGTGATATTTACAGCCTGAATCTTGGTCTTCAAAAGGTAGTGGTCGTCTGCGGGTATGAAATGCGTAGAGAGGTTTTTGTTGTCAATGGGGACGCCACATCCGATCGTCCGCAAAATTACCTGATGAAGGAACTGTCAGAAAACGcgggtatgtacatgtatagagatATGTCATTAAATTATCGAAGTTTTCTGAACTGCCGTTTTTACCTTGATTGTATTTCCGTGTTCCAAGTACATGCTAAATTCATTATCTGggaccaaatttttttttgatgttATTGTTGTTGCTTTTATCTGCCAtgcatttgaacaaaaaagctAACAactgtgtattttatttaaattttatgtttttatattttatatcaaaatatgttcTGTTCGTCTGAACACActctttaatatatatgtatacatgtttattcagACTATTCTAGAATACATCCAGCTATATCAAATATAACAGACAGATTAACACTTGATAAAAGACATGTTAATAAAAAAGGATAACATAAAATACGGCCTCGAAtaaattaaccccccccccaaaaaaaaaaaattaaaaaaaagattgagaattgctctttcttttctttatgtACTTAGTCTTTAAAATATGCACTCTTAAAGAATCCAATTCTTATACCCCTCCCCTCcccgaaaaagaaaaaaaaaacaactacatgcgagatttcattattttttgtatcCACTGTTATACAGTGTTTACATTTAAGCCCTTAAAACACACAAGCACTCTTAGGAACATTTTTCTCCTTCAGGTGTTcaatatattttgtcaaaacctATCTATATGTCAAAGGAGAAAACTTACCTAATTATGCTTATAtgtaattttcttaaataaaggcAAAAGTTCAGCGGATCCTTCTAATCATAAATTGATGCTGTTTGACATTTGCTATGTCATGTGAATAGATTTCGAGAAGCGTGTTCaatgtgattttaaaaataatctacCTTCGCCTATGAGAATAGCGAATTTGTAAGTTGGTATTATCAACGGGTTTTAATTCTGATAGTAAAGTTTCTATCTAACTGGTGAAAATTTGGCTATAAATTAAGTCACCTGATATGTAAACCAGTCTTGTCCGATTTGCCTCATTAATTCATGAACATATCGCTTAATGTATCAAAGTCCACACATTCTGTTCATTTCTTCTAATTGTAAGGATACATGTATGCTCACAATCCTGAACGTTATTCATTATTACTGGATACAAAATCATCGATAATCCgtgaaacattacaataaaagTTAACACTATCGGGATGTGTCATGTGCATTGActattgtttcaaatttatcaaaagCATAGTTAGATTAGTTATGATAAATCGTATTAAAAGAAGTCGATTTCATTTGTTTAGATATTTCcttctttgaagaaaaaatctgCAATGATTAAATTGAATCTCTTTTTTAAAGCATCCATTTACATTAGTTTTGTTCATAAGGTCAATATTAacctttttttaatgttatgctttttaaattctaatattgctaataaatatgtaatattGCTTTATGATCgacaataaattcattttatgttgTTAAATTCTAAATTAAGGGTTTCTTTTAAAGTTATCTTATTTAAGTTAGTCTGATGttaaagttaattaaaaatttagaaaattaatttaaggacgttgtttactcagggtttgagttctcaaatttagattgttataaagttcaatgccATTAGTAAAATTTTTTCTAAACATAaaaggtatttatgaaatgaactaTTATGTACAAAAAATCGATAATTTAACTATACTATAGAATCATGTTCAGGCAAAGTTGTACTTTTAgcagaacagaggaaattcttaataattctttcagattttaattttcacataattatatttttgggagttctttaatattcaaagttaagattttatttgttagacAACATAATTCTCTGATGGTTTTATCTCACATTTTCATTTAGATAATTGTATGGCATAAacgacaaaaaaaattgaaaaatgattgaaaacaataaaaacatatcaataTATTGATCATGaccttatataaattttatgccagtaGAGAAAAGTCAACATCCTCAGTTTTATactataattgtttattattatcatcattcatttttttgttaaattgaataaaaatgggtagggattaAAATACGGATaaaggaaattcggactggaatatttataaaaattgtgaatgaaaacaaaatacttCGTATATATtaagtgtcactgccattcattaactgtatttcattttttaaaagagttaagcaatttgtattgttttacaaTTAAGGAAATCTAATtatagtataatttttttctccggattttcttaaaatttcaaacaatattcaatGACCATTAAAAAGTAGGTGATTGACCTACTCTTTTGAAAGTGCAAAATAGCACTACCTtgaaaggtctataacacacaatagatggtttttaattatcatcatttctttttcattgtgAGTAAACGTATACATTAAGTCTGGTTATTATGaagtataaaaaattgtatataaaattgtAACCTTTGTAACATATAATTGTCACAAAATGTAGTGTACGGTTAGGCTAATAAAAATACAGTGGTCAGTTAACGTATATATTACCATGTATTCAAGTTGATAAcgactaaaaaaatattcttcatttCCAGGGGTGGTAGCTACATCAGGTCCAGTATGGAGGGAACTACGGAACTTCTGTCTACGAACACTTCGAGATCTTGGATACAACAAACGCTTTATTGACAATCGTGTTCAGGAGGAAATCCCATACGTTCTTGATGAAATTGAACATTGTATTGGTCAGCCTTTTGACATCAAACCTTTAATCCAAATGAGCATCTCTAACATCGTCTGTTCCATAGTATATGGCAAGCGTTATGATTATCAAGACCCGGAGTTCAGAAAACTTATCGCCAACATGAGCACTGTGTTTGAAAAAGGCAGTTCTACTGGAGCCATTAACTTCTTTCCGTTCCTTCGCTTTCTGCCAGGAGACTTGTTTGGTGTTAAGAAGTTGAAAGAATGCTATCAGGTTGAGGTAGAGTTCAATAAGCAGAGGATCAAAGACCACAAAACCTTTTTTAATCCACGAGATCCCCCACGAGACtacattgattcaattttgtttgctCAGACCAAAACCGAAATACTAAACAGTGAGCAGATAATTAAACACAAGTTAACTTCTAATAGATTCAACGAAAAGGATATTAAAATACCTTATAATGGTTATTAATAAAATTGGACATGTCATTTTGGTGGGGTTTTTACATCAATTTTTCTTTCACTGAAAAAACACTTTTCAATAACCCTTGAAGTTAAATTTTAGATTCACTTCATAGCAAAGCTATCTCaagtgttttttgttttaaatacagaaACTCAAGTGTACCACCACATTAGCGAGATGTTCGCCGCAGGCACTGACACAACGGCTACCGCACTCCGCTGGGCCCTGCTATACCTCATCCATTACCCAGAGGTTCAAGACAAAATGGCATCAGAAATAATGCAAGTTACGGATGGTGCACGACTTCCGGTTATTGCAGACAAAGTCAATATGCCATATTCTACTGCAGTGGTAACTGAGGTTTTGCGCATGGGCAACGTAGCTCCGCTTAGCCTGCCTCACGTGACATCTCAAGATTTCACAGTGGCAGGTTATCTCATACCTAAAGATACCACACTGATTCCTTGTCTATCCTCATTCACTCATGATGCTGATATGTTTCCGAATCCTCATAAATTTGACCCCGGGAGATATATTAATTCAGAGGGGTTCTTGACAGGTCAGGAAAAGGTCCTGGCATTCTCTTTAGGTCTGTAAACTATACAacagtgtaataaaaataaatgtcttatGAGTATtcggtatatacatgtaaaacacaaCTTTACGTAACCTCATAAAAAAATTTTCGTTCATTAATCGATTTCTCAGATATGCATTTTACTCAATGCCACTCTTCATATTTTACAGGTAAAAGATCATGTTTGGGTGAATCATTAGCGATTATGGAGCTCTTTCTTTTTCTCACTTCTCTTGTTCAGCGGTACAAATTTTCCATGAAAGACTCATCCAATCCGCCATCTTTAAAAGGGGTTTTTGGTTTAACTTATTCCCCTATACCCTATCAACTGGTTGCAAGTAAGCGAGATTGACAATTTGTTCAAACAACAGTTTGTAAATAGGAAACTTGTTACACAGAAaactacaataaaaatataacagaaGCAATGCTTTTCTTCatcaaaataatatcaatgAAATGGTCGTTATGATGATGAGATTTCACGCTTTTACACGTACAAGTGCATGCTTGTAATTCCATcattaaaaagaattgaaaatcatagttatttttaaaacttgataaacagaaaactacaattaaacaagaggccaataggccttaacggttaCCTGAGTAGCATTTAACCCATACttaaacttgtcgaggagtctcatgtATGCATTAaataggtttcattctggagtagaacaattataaattattatcacgaccacctccctgcctgaatctttcaaaaagaactatgaaacctataattttggagAAAAGTAAAAGATCTTGTCTACagaatcatgaattcagttttccttgcaggtgtgtgggagtaaagaagataatttttaaacattatatgcattaacacctatacatccaacAGGCCCTAGTGTCAAATCCCATACTCCAGGTGACATGAAATTTTAGTATtagacttcctggtaaacataattatgaagtcagtgtTTTTGTACAGACGTATAAGAATAGagaggaaaatttttaaacattatatgcattaacactatattgccatattgcccccccccctcaataTTCTGAACCCCTGAGCTACgtgtcatgaatttcacattttaggtagaggagttagtggacatcataaccatgtattcagtttttcacatgtgtgggagttaATACGAAGATATATTaaagattcaatacatttttactatatggccatattggcccaactAGAGCCTGaaacaggggtcatgaatttcacaattttggtagagggcttcttGGACATTATTACCAGGCATTtagattttaacaaatatatatgggagtagagaaaaagattttctaatacttaatacatttttactatatggccatattgcccCATCCTATAGAGCCTGaaaccctgacccaggggcaatgaattaaaaattttggtAGACGGCTTCATGGCCATTATACCCATGcaatcagttttttcctcacatgtgtgggagaagagaagaacattttgaaaatttagtttTCTTTTGCATATTTTGGCACCAACTGTGGCGCCCCGGAAGTTGTAGagacatgaatttcacaatttagatttttcttaccatagagatgcctcacaccaaaaatggtaacatttAGTCTTGTAGttttaagaagaaattaaaaatgtgaaattattaACACACGACGGACGActcacgacgacggacgaacacagatagcaataggtcacctgagtaaaacTTAAAAGTATTACAGAAACATTGTTCTCCTTCGATAAAACAATATCAACTTATGGTCGTTATGCAAATTTGACTTAAGACTCTTGCACGAGCCAGTGAATGTTGTGCattatttaaatcaacaaaTCTGAAACAAATAGTAATCGTTCAAACATATGTTTTAAGATCATGGCAAACTATAATATTGATTATGCCGAGACATAAAAGTCTACAACATATCACGTTTGTTCTTTAAACTTCAATATGCCAACAAAAGCATAGTCGCTGTAAATATAAGCAACATCCTCAATCTGTAAGCCTATGGGTTGGTTCAGTTCCTTGTCCAGTCAAGAAATGATAAGTCCAGTTCGGTGTTGAACGATAATCTATTAAAGCATGTTCATACAAGTTTTACAAAGTTACTTTCAAAGTCCTACAAATTCAAATCTCAATCACTTTGACTAAATAACAGTTTCTTACATTTCCCGGACGTCCGAACGGTCTCACTCTCTCTACATAAGCTTATATCTGAACATtcacacaaagaaaaaaataattcagattAGTTCTGTCAAAGTGGTATAATCATTAATAATTGTACTATCATTATAAACAATCAACACTTCACACTGAACAAGATGTCTATATATTTAAACTATAGCGACATCAGTTCCGTAGCTATTATCCTCTGAAACATGTGCATAGCCAATGTTCTgcttgataaaaaataatgaattattcatCATAAATGTTAATTATATGGCTGTCGAAGCGCTGAACATATTTACGTCAATTTCAATATTCCGACCCTAAATTCCAAACTGGTGATATGAAATGACATATGAGTAGATTAGACAAAGCAGGAGACAACAATGTCTTTGTTTGTAAGGTTCattatataaattgtaaattagAAGAGCTTGGATTTAATTCAGCAAGTGGAAATACAACTTATATTTTAAGCTCTCTTTCCAAGGAAGAAATGCTTTAAAATCATATGTCAGTTTTGAATAATTACAATATTCCCAACGAccaaaatcaatttgaattaCCTTTTTGTTATTGGATACCTAAA
This genomic interval carries:
- the LOC136274828 gene encoding cytochrome P450 2D20-like isoform X2, translating into MTDYLTWAILFITLLVFFIYFLERRRLQKLPPGPLGLPILGVLPRFDFRDIETYRRLRRQYGDIYSLNLGLQKVVVVCGYEMRREVFVVNGDATSDRPQNYLMKELSENAGVVATSGPVWRELRNFCLRTLRDLGYNKRFIDNRVQEEIPYVLDEIEHCIGQPFDIKPLIQMSISNIVCSIVYGKRYDYQDPEFRKLIANMSTVFEKGSSTGAINFFPFLRFLPGDLFGVKKLKECYQVEVEFNKQRIKDHKTFFNPRDPPRDYIDSILFAQTKTEILNKTQVYHHISEMFAAGTDTTATALRWALLYLIHYPEVQDKMASEIMQVTDGARLPVIADKVNMPYSTAVVTEVLRMGNVAPLSLPHVTSQDFTVAGYLIPKDTTLIPCLSSFTHDADMFPNPHKFDPGRYINSEGFLTGKRSCLGESLAIMELFLFLTSLVQRYKFSMKDSSNPPSLKGVFGLTYSPIPYQLVASKRD
- the LOC136274828 gene encoding cytochrome P450 2D20-like isoform X1, which produces MTDYLTWAILFITLLVFFIYFLERRRLQKLPPGPLGLPILGVLPRFDFRDIETYRRLRRQYGDIYSLNLGLQKVVVVCGYEMRREVFVVNGDATSDRPQNYLMKELSENAGVVATSGPVWRELRNFCLRTLRDLGYNKRFIDNRVQEEIPYVLDEIEHCIGQPFDIKPLIQMSISNIVCSIVYGKRYDYQDPEFRKLIANMSTVFEKGSSTGAINFFPFLRFLPGDLFGVKKLKECYQVEVEFNKQRIKDHKTFFNPRDPPRDYIDSILFAQTKTEILNKTQVYHHISEMFAAGTDTTATALRWALLYLIHYPEVQDKMASEIMQVTDGARLPVIADKVNMPYSTAVVTEVLRMGNVAPLSLPHVTSQDFTVAGYLIPKDTTLIPCLSSFTHDADMFPNPHKFDPGRYINSEGFLTGQEKVLAFSLGKRSCLGESLAIMELFLFLTSLVQRYKFSMKDSSNPPSLKGVFGLTYSPIPYQLVASKRD